AAAGCTTAAAGCAGCTGGATCAGCTGCACTATCTCAATATACTTAGCAATGAGTATCTCTGCGATTGCAGCATGTACTGGCTGAACAGCTGGCTAACCAATGCCAGCACCTCGTTGCGGCGTCCGCAAAGTGCTGCAAGTCAAATGCTCGACTCCTATGAGCAGCTGGATAATCAAATAGAGGAACTCAAGTGCCAATATGGTTACCCAGGCGATATGCTGCGCGTGCTCAGCAATCTCAATTGCAGTGTGCCCGTCGTTGTGCAGTCCTCAGCGCCCAAAATGTATCGTCTACACTCCACAGCCAAGCTGGAGTGCATGGTCTATGGCAGTCCCACACCAGATATTATATGGGTAACGTAGCACGCCCCATTTTCTACATCTTCTATGCTCATCAAGTTGCTTTTTTTAGGTCACTCCACGCAATCAAATATTGAGACATCATGCGGATCCCGATAAGCGACCGATTATCATCAACAGTGACAACGATCATCAGCCAAGCAAATTTGAGCTCTTTGCTCTAACGGATGATACCAATCTGAAGGCGCTGCAGGGATCTGTGAACATTACACGCCAACGCAGCATTGTGGGGGATCGTGTCATGCTTGTGGAGAATGGCTCCTTGCTGGTGCATAATATATCACGTGGTGACAGTGGTCTTTACACTTGCTATGCCTTGAATGTCATGGGCAACTCCTCCGCGGGAATTAGGTAAATGCAAGCTACCAAGCTGATCTTAATCAAAATATCAAACATACATCAATGTTGTCTTTCAAAAAAGTTTTggccataaaacaaaagctatactatttcaaaaattaagtatattgAAAAAGTATATTGATTGTAAAAATCATCTCTTTTCCAAGCTAAAATCCCCTTTCAAATATCCATCTCCTTAATCGAAACTAAACCAAagcttgcatttcatttaatttaccTTTTTATATCTAATTAGGTATCAGCAGATCGAACTTCATATATCTGAGGCCAAAAAGTAGATACACaagcttattttgtttttgaatataGCTATAgtagctttatatttttgattatgctttgtttgtgaaacaattaatgcattttatatttgttcgACAGGCTCTACATTGATCCCATTGTATTCTATCGCGTGAAAATTGAAAGTCTGCTAGCAGGCACAGCGCTTGCCACAGCATTTCTATTACTCACATTGATAGTGCAGGGATTGCGCAGCTGTCTGACCAGGCTCGGAGTCTGCgagcgactgcgctgctgtgcGCGCACCAAGCAGTCACCCAGATCGCGTCAAATCTATGCCATGTTGGATAGCATTGAGAGCTATAAGAGCCAGCAGCTGGAGCGATTGCGTGAGAATTATGCGCAGCAAGTGCATCGCATACGTGAGAATTGCGCACAGCAGGCGGAATGGATACAGGGCAGCTATACTACCCAAGCGAAGCATTTGAAAGAATTCCGGGATATGGGCTCGAGTCATTTGACTGCGCTGAAAGATCAGTACAATGATCAGATGAAGAAAGTGCGCGACTATTCGACAGGTCAGCTCAGTTGGGTGCGCGAAAATTATGTCTTCCAACGCAATAAGATACGTAAGTTCAGCGCTCATCAAGTGCTGCGATTGCGTGAGGGCTACAAGTACCAGCAGCAGAGCCTGAATAAGGTGCTCGAGAATCTGCCGAGCTTTTACTTTGAGAACTGTCGCGGACGTTGCGAGGATGATATTGTCGAGGGTATAATcacattttatataacttaAATTTCTTTTCTCTCGTGCctacatttacatttttcttcATCGACTTTGTAGATTTGGACTGCTATTTCAAGAGTCAGGCGGAAAAAGAGCTGCACATACAGAAGCTTAAGTCGCGTCTGCTGGTTGCGAATAATTCAGCCAGCAAAGCTTCCATCTACTATACGCCGCCAGACGATGAGCTCAATCGCtcgcagctgcaaatgcaaatgacgCCTATACACATTAACTATATAGACGAGAATATGGATCAACAGAAACTGGAGCTTGAGGATTTCAAAATTGATCCAGCTCTATTATTATACAATACACCGCGACTTTATGTTAATCCCGAAGGCGCCAGCTGCAGTCATTTTGCCATGGCTTCAGCTTTGTCCGCCGGCCTGAGCATTGAGGATAACAATTTGGATGCGCGTTTGCAGGCAGAACGCCCCAGCCCATTAGAGTTGCAAGAACTGAAGGACTCAAACGATGTGAAGAACTCGAAATCGTGTCCTGCTATTTATAAAGTATCCAAGCAGCGTGATGGCAGCACTCTGCATGAACTACTCACCCGGGACGAGGATGGACTACCACAACAGATGCTGCGTCTCAATCCGGTTGATGAGTCTACGCTGACACTGCAGCTACCCAAAGAGCAACTAAATATAACGCTGGAGGAGTGCTCCTCCAATAGCcttaatagcagcaacagcggcagcagcgccaacgtTTCCACGcctcccagcagcagcaacacatagagattttttgttgttagttttttttttttgtctttgattaaaacaaaaaacaaatgacgCTAATTGAGGTTAAtgttaaaatacatataaaaagtgaaaaggcATCAAACAATAATTATGTTTAGATTTAATTAGCGAAtcttaatgaatttaaatgctgaaTGAAAACAGTTTTAGTAATGAAGCAAAGTACGAAAGAACGTTATTATtctaaaagcagcaaagtcatACAATTAGCAGgttagtaaaaatattaaagattgaaaaagaaaagtgaaaattaaattgcatatactctagtacatttgtatgtaaatggTATCATTATTGTCAATAATACTTGAAAAGCCCCCCATTTGTGATTTcatctatataaaaaaaaatacaaacaaactgagcgatttatttatatagagcgCATCAAAacgtacatatacataacatatatattatagtatataaaGAGCCTGgcgtattttaaaaatgaaaacaaattttaatcatgcaacaaagttaagcaaataaatcaacagaaagtactatatattatatacaaatttaaatacgatacattttattttgaaaaacattaaaatctATAAGAAGAGATATCACATGTTGGTGAACTACTTAGTTTGTtatgtaaaaaatacaatttgtattacGAAAATGTTTGATCAAAGTTTcagttttataaaatgtagttttcttttattttatatttaatgtctTTAAATTGTGAATTAGTTTGCTTCAAATAACTGAAAATAACAGAAGGttttattagatttaaattcaatgcattaGATGGCTAATTTTTaacattgcatataaaaaacaactgTAATTCAATTGTAATTCTTAACTGCCTCTCGTTTagatttagtttattttctgCATTAGTTTTAGCAACTATACTGCGTAGTTTTtacattaaacaattaaaattacagcaacaataagaactACTATTTAACTGTTTAGACATCGCCGCATTCACGGTCTTTGAGCACCTCAATGGCACAAGGAGTTGTGTCCAATTTGCAAGGCTCGGTATCGGATTCCACCTCGCTGAGATCATCGTATTCGCATTCGCATGGGAAGCACTCCATTTCGCCTTCCTCCATTTCGGCTTCTTCGCCCTCGCCATAATAACTGATTCTCTCCTCGCTGGGGGCACTTGCCTCCGTGGTCAATGAGCAGACAGATAGCTCCGAGTCGGATATAGGCAACGGCACTGGCTCTTGCGGCAACAATGAGTAATCATAGACAGCCATTTCCTGAGCAAACCATATAGTGGGCTTCATTTCGCCTTCTTCCTCCTCAGCATCCTCCACTTCATTGAAATCACTTTCAGGCATATCAGTGTCCACCTTTTCTTTGTAATTGCCTGGCAAAAAGTAGCCCAACAGCATATAGCGATTGTCAAAGCTGAAGACAGCCGGTCCAGTAGGATATAGATTATCCCAGATGCCATGCAATATGGTGCACTTGTCATCATTGCCTATATACATCTCAAATGGACCCATGCGCACATTGTTGTGCCAGGTGGACTTGAGACGCACTGACAAGCAGCAATTGTCCTTGTCAGCCTTGAAGCTGTAAACACCTACACCATGACGTTCGCCCTTGTGCCAATCACCCATGTAAGTATCGCCATTGGCATAATTGTAACGTCCAATGCCATGCTTCAGATGCTTGCGCCAATTGCCCTCGTAGACAGAGCCATCAGGATAAATGAATATGCCGCGACCACAGCGCGTGCCACAACGATATTGCCCATAATAACGTGCACCATTTTGAAAGACATAAAGTCCAATGCCATGACGGCGTCCCTTACGATAATTACCATCATACTGATCGCCATTTGGCAATATAGCCCAGCCGCGTCCATGACGCTGGCCTGCAGCATTGCGTCCGCctatatatttctataataacaattgtctttagcttttgtgtaattaattaaagttacaTACGCCTATATTTGGTCCTTCATCTTCATCCTCGCCAAAATCTAGAGCTGATTCTTCAGACTCGTCGGTATAGCTCATACTTAACTTGTATATAGTttattaagaaatatatatatataatttcgtACTTAAATTACTTTTGGGAACGGTGttgtatacatttaaattaaaacggCTTACTACAATTTGAAATACCCCAAACTAGCTACAAATATCGTTTATCGCAATTGCATGTCATCGATTACGTTTCCGTTGCATAGAAATAGTTGGCCAAAGGATAACGTATAAACAGCGCCAGGAGCGTGCATATTATCTGAAATCCCATCAGCATTTGTGTAATCACACGCTCGTGCACAGGTCCAAATATAAACAGCACAAAGTTAATTAGCGTAAAATTATTGGTTATCACACGTCCATCCTCCAGTTCTTGCCAGCTAATAAGTCGCATGGAGCGCAGCAGCGTTACCATTAGACGACCCAGCTTGCCCAGTTCATTCAGGCGAAACTCCGTAGTGCTTATATGCAGCAAATCTGTTTTGGCATCATATTTAGGCAAACGATGTCGTGGACAAGGCACAAAGTGGAAAAGCTGCGGCGTGGAGTATAAAAAGTTCAAAATCTGTGGCAGaaagaagagcagcagcgttttgCTAAAGTGTCCAAGAATGCCCACCACTGCAAATGTCATGCCGGCAAAATAGCAATAGGTATCGCCCACAAACACTTGCGAAGGATATCTGCAAAgataaaaatttcaaacagTCAAACATTGaagtaattaaagtttaaattatgGTCACACTGGCCAACAGCTGAGCTGCTGACTCAATGCAAAAAAGTGTGTGCTGCAGAGAGCAATGTGACGTCACAAGTGCAGCCAacaatgaaattcaaattgataagctcaataaaataaatgaatttaatttgtatattcatTAAAGTGATTAATTTAAGCCGCTCAAATGTATTATCTTAAAAG
The Drosophila busckii strain San Diego stock center, stock number 13000-0081.31 unplaced genomic scaffold, ASM1175060v1 hic_scaffold_29, whole genome shotgun sequence DNA segment above includes these coding regions:
- the LOC108608340 gene encoding immunoglobulin domain and leucine-rich repeat-containing protein 2, with the protein product MEAVSKITLILTVVLTSQQLCYVHAQQQHALGCQAVYSERISAATQLQQQEQQLGEQPIPTRRTWQEHEFTLLGYKFHLPFVGHVVDADADDSDSVDEDRWLLDSSAKLYTSQVEGKEQQLSDSNVLDTNKFIYKLRCQQVSVASINAQLLSKRPTINYERLMLREVHDATQTLQLQQLENSLRQFSWLQSELQDATLQRLFQQQQPLDLLTLDLSDNRLECLHWLQPLTMRILKVLKLSGNRLTSCPLNELQHLNHLEELHLDNNALRELPMRFVQELSELRLLNLSHNALEQLPRNIFEGALQLERLHLAHNRLSVVPFQLFQSARELRLLDLSHNQLLSFPDNFFALNAQLRHLQLQHNQLKFIGKHSLYNLRELRQLDLSQNELASIDRKAFESMGKLIALNISGNHLTMLSSIIFQPLHALRQLDLSRNQYQALPAALFQSQRQLLLLRIDETPLQQLPNWISRQEQHIEPQILQRLRYLSLQQNAQLKQLPETLFANANNLRELLLADNDLLQLPNQIGSLSRLRRLSVRGNRLSTLPESLKQLDQLHYLNILSNEYLCDCSMYWLNSWLTNASTSLRRPQSAASQMLDSYEQLDNQIEELKCQYGYPGDMLRVLSNLNCSVPVVVQSSAPKMYRLHSTAKLECMVYGSPTPDIIWVTPRNQILRHHADPDKRPIIINSDNDHQPSKFELFALTDDTNLKALQGSVNITRQRSIVGDRVMLVENGSLLVHNISRGDSGLYTCYALNVMGNSSAGIRLYIDPIVFYRVKIESLLAGTALATAFLLLTLIVQGLRSCLTRLGVCERLRCCARTKQSPRSRQIYAMLDSIESYKSQQLERLRENYAQQVHRIRENCAQQAEWIQGSYTTQAKHLKEFRDMGSSHLTALKDQYNDQMKKVRDYSTGQLSWVRENYVFQRNKIRKFSAHQVLRLREGYKYQQQSLNKVLENLPSFYFENCRGRCEDDIVEDLDCYFKSQAEKELHIQKLKSRLLVANNSASKASIYYTPPDDELNRSQLQMQMTPIHINYIDENMDQQKLELEDFKIDPALLLYNTPRLYVNPEGASCSHFAMASALSAGLSIEDNNLDARLQAERPSPLELQELKDSNDVKNSKSCPAIYKVSKQRDGSTLHELLTRDEDGLPQQMLRLNPVDESTLTLQLPKEQLNITLEECSSNSLNSSNSGSSANVSTPPSSSNT
- the LOC108608535 gene encoding radial spoke head 1 homolog, which encodes MSYTDESEESALDFGEDEDEGPNIGKYIGGRNAAGQRHGRGWAILPNGDQYDGNYRKGRRHGIGLYVFQNGARYYGQYRCGTRCGRGIFIYPDGSVYEGNWRKHLKHGIGRYNYANGDTYMGDWHKGERHGVGVYSFKADKDNCCLSVRLKSTWHNNVRMGPFEMYIGNDDKCTILHGIWDNLYPTGPAVFSFDNRYMLLGYFLPGNYKEKVDTDMPESDFNEVEDAEEEEGEMKPTIWFAQEMAVYDYSLLPQEPVPLPISDSELSVCSLTTEASAPSEERISYYGEGEEAEMEEGEMECFPCECEYDDLSEVESDTEPCKLDTTPCAIEVLKDRECGDV